AGACGACAGAGATCTGGCTGAAAGCCTTGCGAAATTTCTAACGGCCCGCCGTTCCTTTGCAGCGACGATAGGCGCGGCAGACCTGCGCTATTTCGATTTTCAGGCATGGCAGGAAGGCACCGCCCGCTACGTCGAGCGCAAGGCCGCAGCCGCATGGACCGCGCATTCGGCAACCCGATCGAGTGAGAATGATCGCCTGATATCCGCACTTAACGCCGTTGATATAAGGCAAGATGGCCGGGTTGCCTTCTACGAACTCGGTGCTGGAGAAGCGGCCCTTCTGGACAGGGTCAACCCGGCGTGGGCTGACGGCTATTGTGAAGGCGACCTGTCATTGCATTCGCGGTTCGAGCGATAATCCATTTTCCAACGAACGCTTAAGGCCATTTCGGGATCAGGGCAGCCGAGGGAGTCGCTTTGCGTCCGGCGTCGGAGAGCTCAACGATGCGGCCCGCTTTCACGCGAGTATCGATCTCGCAAAGCGCTCGTACGTCAAGCAATGGATCTCCGGACAAGGCGATCAAATCACGAGAATTTCTCCCAAGTGCGAAGGCGTGCGCGCTATTTCAGAGTGCGCGCAAAGAAAGCGAGGATCCGCGCCCAGGCATCGATCGTCGCTCTCCCGGTTGCATCGAGATCAGGATCGCGCGGGTCGGACGAATCCGATCTCCAGACCCGCGTCGGGTAGGTTCCGTCACCGCAAATGCCGTGTCCGGCTCCATCATAGACATGCAGTTCTGATTGGCTGCCTCGCCCTGCAAGACGCATCCGAGCATCGAGCTTTCGAGCCATGTCGCCGGAAGCCCATACTTCGTCGCGACCGCCGCCCAACCACAGAAACGAAGCGTTCGCGGCCTCGACCGGTATCTCTGCTTCTTGCGCCCCTGCCCCCAGCTCGGCGCGCTTTGCCTCGTAGAAGCCGGTATTCGTGTGAAAGCCACTGCGATCGCCATCGAGAGGGATGTAAGGAAGCGGGCGACCATTCCAGCTGAACGAAGAATACTGCTCCGGCGGCTCTGCATCGCTCGTTTTCCGGTTGCGCTCATCGCCCACACCGTATCCTTGCCAGACGACGTCGGTCGGAACGCAGGCTGCAACCGCGTCAATCCAGGGAAGGCGGACTGCCGCGACTTCGGCGTATTCAGCACCCTTGGAATGACCGTATACGCCCAACCGCGTCACGTCGGCTTCGGGCCTCGCGGCGAGCCATTCGCGGACACTGGTCAGCATTTCGATCGGCTGATTCACATGGGCGTTCGGGATTCCTTCGATATTGCTGAGGTCCCAAGCGAAATAGTTGAAGGCAAAAGCGGCGTATCCGTGTGCTGCGAAGCGCTGGGCCAACGCCTCGGCTGCCGCCCGATCTCCGCCTTCGCTACCATGCAGCAAGATCAAAGCAGGATGACTCTCACCGTCTGCGGGTGCGGCATAGGCGCCGTTCAGACGGCCCTGGGCAACCTGCTGCACAATCAGGTTTTCGGGGTTCCCGAACGTCAGACGTGTGCGTGCCACAATGTCTCCATTGCGCGTGACCAGCACGACACCCTCGCCGGCCGGCACGGAAGCAAGATCGAACTGGGCTGGCAAGAACGGATCATCTGCATGCGAGACGAGGGGCCTGCCCGACCACAGAATGCCGTATGGATCGGTGCCGGAGAATGTTCCGGCGATCGGCGCTGTTTGCCAGAGTCGTACCCGCCCTTCGGTATCAGCACGAAAATCTGCCCAGGCATGGAGAGGTTTGCGAATGGGCCTCCACACGTTTTCGGGACCCGATTCCCATACTTCGAACATTCGCACGGTATGAACCCGAACCCGTTCGCCAGGGTCCAATTGCTCGATCTCAATCTGAGGGGCAAGTCCTGCGACGATGTCGGCGCCAGCAATCTGGACATCTTCGGCGAGGACGGGAACCGGGGTGAGGGCGAGCAGGCCCGCTACGATCAACGCTTTCATGCGCCGGTCCTATCGTATTCCTCGCTGCGTGATCAAAAATTCCAT
The Erythrobacter sp. JK5 DNA segment above includes these coding regions:
- a CDS encoding acyl-CoA thioester hydrolase/BAAT C-terminal domain-containing protein, which encodes MKALIVAGLLALTPVPVLAEDVQIAGADIVAGLAPQIEIEQLDPGERVRVHTVRMFEVWESGPENVWRPIRKPLHAWADFRADTEGRVRLWQTAPIAGTFSGTDPYGILWSGRPLVSHADDPFLPAQFDLASVPAGEGVVLVTRNGDIVARTRLTFGNPENLIVQQVAQGRLNGAYAAPADGESHPALILLHGSEGGDRAAAEALAQRFAAHGYAAFAFNYFAWDLSNIEGIPNAHVNQPIEMLTSVREWLAARPEADVTRLGVYGHSKGAEYAEVAAVRLPWIDAVAACVPTDVVWQGYGVGDERNRKTSDAEPPEQYSSFSWNGRPLPYIPLDGDRSGFHTNTGFYEAKRAELGAGAQEAEIPVEAANASFLWLGGGRDEVWASGDMARKLDARMRLAGRGSQSELHVYDGAGHGICGDGTYPTRVWRSDSSDPRDPDLDATGRATIDAWARILAFFARTLK